In Nostoc sp. CENA543, a single genomic region encodes these proteins:
- a CDS encoding branched-chain amino acid ABC transporter permease: MADFFSTYGSLIVSMVLGALLGLSLYLPLMAGQLSLASPGFYALGGYIAAILSTKVFTSNSNLFPIHLLLLEMVIAGLVSGVLGIVIGIPALRLRGIYLAIATIAFVEVLRVFSLNLEITGGAVGIFAIPQPFQTQIEYLWIALPLLLISMVLFYRLERVRVGRAFTAIREDELAAGAMGINPTYYKVLAFTLGAILAGIVGAISAHFLNTWNARQGTFDASIIYLTFVLIGGSRSFLGSVVGGMVFTALPEVLRSLADTGGFPVWLAQFLRDGRLIIFGLLIVIGTIFFPQGLITPDSFKRGKRGNSQ; the protein is encoded by the coding sequence ATGGCTGATTTTTTCTCGACTTATGGCTCACTCATTGTTTCAATGGTATTAGGGGCGTTACTCGGACTCTCACTTTATTTACCATTGATGGCTGGACAATTATCTTTAGCTAGTCCAGGATTTTATGCTTTAGGTGGTTATATAGCAGCAATTTTATCGACTAAAGTTTTTACATCTAATAGTAATTTATTCCCCATACACTTGTTGTTATTGGAGATGGTAATTGCTGGGTTAGTTTCTGGTGTATTGGGTATAGTTATAGGCATTCCGGCTTTAAGATTGCGAGGAATTTATTTAGCGATCGCCACTATTGCATTTGTAGAAGTTTTACGCGTTTTTTCCCTGAATTTAGAAATTACAGGTGGTGCTGTGGGGATTTTTGCTATCCCTCAACCATTCCAAACTCAAATAGAATACTTATGGATTGCCTTACCATTACTATTAATTAGTATGGTGCTATTTTACCGCTTAGAAAGGGTGCGAGTTGGTAGAGCATTCACTGCAATCAGAGAGGATGAATTAGCCGCCGGCGCAATGGGAATTAATCCCACTTATTATAAAGTTTTAGCCTTTACTTTAGGAGCTATTTTAGCGGGTATAGTTGGTGCAATTAGCGCGCATTTCCTTAACACTTGGAACGCACGACAAGGCACATTTGACGCGAGTATTATTTATTTAACTTTTGTTTTAATTGGTGGTTCAAGAAGTTTCTTAGGTTCAGTTGTAGGTGGTATGGTATTTACAGCTTTACCAGAGGTTTTACGCAGTCTAGCTGATACAGGTGGTTTTCCTGTGTGGTTAGCTCAATTTCTTCGAGATGGTAGGTTAATTATTTTTGGTTTATTGATAGTTATAGGTACAATTTTCTTTCCTCAAGGTTTGATTACTCCTGATAGTTTTAAAAGGGGTAAACGAGGGAATAGTCAATAG
- a CDS encoding ABC transporter substrate-binding protein translates to MKKILSRQSILTSACVLLITACGSNTANNSTSETPSSSNQSTTIPIGIAIAQTSNVALLGQEQVAGVKIAEKYFNDKGGINGTPIKLVLQDTAGDEAGAINAFQTLINRDKVVGIVGPTLSQQAFSADPVAERAKVPVIGPSNTAKGVPEIGDYVARVSVPVSVVAPNAVKAALKQNPNIKKVAVFFAQNDAFSKSETEIFQKTVKDQGLELVTVQKFQTTDTDFQSQATNAINLKPDLVIISGLAADGGNLVRQLRELGYKGLIIGGNGLNTSNIFPVCKALCDGVLIAQAYSPEHPGEINAAFRKAYVEQFKKEPPQFSAQAFTAVQVYVDALKELDNKSKISQLQLPQLRTELNKQILAGKYNTILGEISFTPVGEVVQKDFYVAQIKMEKDGSQGKFAFLK, encoded by the coding sequence ATGAAAAAAATATTATCTCGACAAAGTATATTAACATCTGCCTGTGTGCTACTCATAACAGCTTGTGGAAGCAATACCGCAAATAATTCTACAAGTGAGACACCCAGTAGCTCAAATCAATCTACAACAATTCCTATTGGTATTGCGATCGCTCAAACTAGTAATGTCGCTTTGCTAGGTCAAGAACAAGTAGCTGGAGTTAAAATTGCCGAAAAATATTTTAATGACAAAGGTGGTATTAACGGTACACCTATTAAGTTAGTATTGCAAGACACGGCTGGAGATGAAGCGGGCGCGATTAATGCTTTTCAAACTTTAATTAATAGAGATAAAGTAGTTGGGATTGTCGGACCTACTTTATCGCAGCAAGCCTTTAGTGCTGACCCTGTAGCTGAACGGGCTAAAGTACCAGTCATAGGCCCATCAAATACAGCTAAAGGTGTACCAGAAATTGGTGATTATGTCGCCCGTGTTTCTGTTCCGGTTTCTGTAGTTGCGCCTAATGCTGTTAAGGCGGCTCTTAAACAAAATCCTAATATTAAAAAGGTTGCGGTTTTCTTTGCTCAAAATGATGCTTTTAGCAAGTCAGAAACAGAAATTTTTCAAAAGACTGTTAAAGACCAAGGTTTAGAATTAGTCACAGTCCAAAAGTTTCAAACTACTGATACTGACTTTCAAAGCCAAGCTACCAACGCCATTAATTTAAAACCAGATTTAGTAATTATTTCTGGATTAGCGGCTGATGGTGGTAACTTAGTTAGACAATTGAGAGAACTAGGTTATAAAGGCTTAATTATCGGTGGAAATGGGTTAAATACATCAAATATTTTTCCAGTTTGTAAAGCTTTGTGCGATGGTGTGTTGATAGCTCAAGCTTACAGTCCAGAACATCCTGGAGAGATTAACGCGGCTTTTCGTAAAGCTTACGTCGAGCAATTTAAGAAAGAACCGCCTCAATTTAGCGCGCAAGCTTTTACCGCAGTGCAAGTATATGTCGATGCGCTCAAAGAGTTAGATAATAAAAGCAAAATTTCTCAGTTACAACTACCACAGTTAAGAACAGAATTAAATAAACAAATCTTGGCAGGTAAGTACAATACCATTTTAGGAGAAATTAGTTTTACTCCTGTAGGCGAAGTTGTACAGAAAGATTTTTATGTCGCCCAAATTAAAATGGAAAAAGATGGTAGTCAGGGTAAGTTTGCATTCTTGAAATAG
- a CDS encoding ATP-dependent 6-phosphofructokinase: MRKRIGILTSGGDCPGLNCVIRAVVSHATLTYDWEVLGIPYATQGLLERQAIALNLHGWDLRGIDPLLNMGGTILGTINKGDTLTHVDDILASYKALALDALIAIGGDGSLGIINQLANQGNWNLVAIPKTIDNDVAMTERAIGFDTAVNTIVDALNRLTFTAASHDRVMIVEVMGRTAGHLALHAGIAGGADVILIPEVDYTIKGLCQHIAELRDRWKRKFAIVVVAEGAKLCMEDMCNTTDTTSPIPTSSPKCGIGQYVAERIALLSGDIIDTRVSVLGHIQRGGIPSALDRLTATVFGKAAVDLVAQGQFGKMLAWQYGEVVPVPISEAVAQSPLHVDPQGYLIQSARSLGIYVGE, from the coding sequence ATGCGAAAAAGAATAGGTATTCTCACCAGTGGTGGTGATTGTCCAGGTTTGAATTGTGTAATTCGTGCAGTTGTCAGCCATGCCACACTAACTTATGATTGGGAAGTTTTAGGTATTCCCTATGCCACTCAGGGGTTATTAGAACGGCAAGCGATCGCTCTCAATCTCCACGGTTGGGATTTGCGCGGAATCGACCCCTTACTGAATATGGGCGGTACAATTTTAGGCACAATTAATAAGGGTGACACCCTAACTCATGTAGATGATATCCTTGCCAGTTATAAAGCATTGGCTTTAGATGCCTTAATTGCTATTGGTGGTGATGGTAGTTTGGGAATTATTAATCAACTGGCAAACCAAGGTAATTGGAATTTAGTAGCTATTCCTAAAACCATAGATAATGATGTCGCCATGACAGAACGCGCCATTGGCTTTGATACCGCAGTCAATACCATTGTGGATGCTTTAAATCGTCTCACCTTTACCGCCGCTAGTCACGATCGCGTCATGATTGTTGAAGTTATGGGACGCACAGCCGGACATTTAGCCCTACACGCTGGTATTGCTGGGGGTGCAGATGTAATTTTAATCCCCGAAGTCGATTACACAATTAAGGGCTTATGTCAACATATAGCCGAATTGCGCGATCGCTGGAAACGAAAATTTGCGATCGTTGTAGTAGCTGAAGGTGCAAAGTTGTGCATGGAAGATATGTGTAACACCACAGACACTACATCCCCAATTCCTACTTCCTCCCCCAAATGCGGTATAGGACAATATGTTGCAGAGCGAATTGCCCTATTGAGTGGCGATATAATTGATACTAGGGTTTCTGTCTTAGGGCATATTCAACGAGGTGGTATTCCCTCAGCACTAGACCGCTTAACAGCAACGGTTTTCGGCAAAGCAGCCGTAGATTTAGTAGCTCAAGGTCAGTTCGGTAAAATGTTAGCATGGCAATATGGGGAAGTAGTCCCCGTTCCCATCTCCGAAGCCGTAGCCCAAAGTCCCCTACACGTTGATCCTCAAGGTTACTTAATCCAAAGTGCGCGTTCTCTAGGAATTTATGTTGGCGAGTAG
- a CDS encoding ABC transporter ATP-binding protein, which yields MNTDEHQTENIEDFVILEVQDLDVNYGGIQALKKINLNIKKGEVVTLIGANGAGKTTTLRAISKIVNPYNGQIIYSGRNITRRQPHEVVKLGIAHCPEGRRVLAKQTVLDNLLLGAYIRSNQAEIKADIQKQFELFPRLAQRRNQLAGTLSGGEQQMLAIARALMSRPQLLLLDEPSLGLAPAIVREIFTIIENLRATGVTILLVEQNANLALQIADRGYVLEAGTITLTGAASDLINDERVKKAYLG from the coding sequence ATGAATACTGATGAACACCAAACTGAAAATATTGAAGATTTTGTCATTTTAGAGGTGCAAGACCTTGATGTTAATTATGGCGGTATTCAAGCCCTTAAAAAAATTAATTTAAACATTAAAAAAGGTGAAGTAGTTACTTTAATTGGTGCCAATGGTGCAGGTAAAACTACAACATTACGCGCCATATCTAAAATAGTAAATCCTTACAACGGGCAAATTATTTATAGTGGACGGAATATTACTCGCCGCCAACCCCATGAAGTCGTCAAACTAGGAATTGCCCATTGTCCAGAAGGGAGGCGAGTTTTAGCTAAACAAACAGTGTTAGATAATTTACTTTTAGGTGCTTATATTCGGTCAAATCAAGCCGAAATTAAAGCTGATATTCAAAAGCAATTTGAATTATTTCCCCGATTAGCACAGCGACGCAATCAACTAGCAGGAACTCTCAGTGGCGGAGAACAACAAATGTTAGCGATCGCCCGTGCTTTAATGAGTAGACCACAACTATTATTATTAGATGAGCCAAGTTTAGGTTTAGCACCAGCAATTGTCAGAGAAATATTTACTATTATTGAAAATTTACGTGCTACAGGAGTCACAATTTTACTAGTAGAACAAAATGCGAATCTAGCCCTACAAATTGCCGATAGAGGCTATGTTTTAGAAGCTGGTACTATCACTTTAACAGGTGCGGCTTCAGATTTAATTAATGATGAAAGAGTGAAAAAAGCTTATTTAGGCTAA
- a CDS encoding ABC transporter ATP-binding protein translates to MTENKQPILAANSLTRRFGGLVAVNNVSFSVNQYEIFGLIGPNGAGKTTLFNLITGLIPLSSGELTYKNQAISQMRSHQIAHLGVARTFQNIRLFGELSALENVIIARHLHTNSSLITGVLGLPPAPQEENKSRQKALELLEMVGLSDRAEEKSRNFAYGDQRRLEIARALALEPQILLLDEPAAGMNPSEKAQLSDFIRDIRDRFNLTIIIIEHHVPLVMGLCDRIAVLDFGQLIALGEPSVIRNDPAVIEAYLGNE, encoded by the coding sequence ATGACAGAGAACAAGCAACCCATTTTAGCTGCTAATTCACTTACTCGCCGTTTTGGTGGGTTGGTGGCGGTAAATAATGTTTCTTTTAGTGTTAATCAATATGAAATTTTTGGGCTAATTGGCCCCAATGGCGCAGGTAAAACCACTTTATTTAATTTAATTACAGGTTTGATTCCTCTTTCTAGTGGTGAGTTAACTTATAAAAATCAAGCAATTTCACAAATGCGTTCTCATCAAATTGCTCATTTAGGAGTTGCTAGAACTTTTCAAAATATTCGCTTGTTTGGGGAATTATCGGCTTTAGAAAATGTGATTATTGCTCGACATCTACATACTAATAGTAGTTTAATTACAGGGGTTTTAGGTTTACCACCAGCACCTCAAGAGGAAAATAAAAGTAGACAGAAGGCTTTAGAATTATTAGAGATGGTGGGATTGAGCGATCGCGCTGAGGAAAAATCCCGAAATTTTGCCTATGGTGATCAGCGTCGCTTAGAAATTGCGCGCGCGTTAGCTTTAGAACCGCAAATATTACTCCTAGATGAACCTGCTGCGGGGATGAATCCTAGCGAAAAGGCGCAACTTAGTGATTTTATTCGGGATATCCGCGATCGCTTCAATTTAACTATCATTATTATTGAGCATCATGTCCCCTTAGTAATGGGATTATGTGATCGCATCGCTGTGTTAGATTTTGGTCAATTAATCGCCTTGGGTGAACCATCAGTAATTAGAAATGATCCGGCTGTAATTGAAGCTTATTTGGGTAATGAATGA
- a CDS encoding response regulator transcription factor — MKPSNRKRLINVSNNETKLAFEKQSLLKDLVTQISDSTPCKLLKLTEQEQMLNEVIFESDVDGVRYYLVRSIPKSQEKFSLSPREQAIAQLVAQGLPNKLIGIRLHISPWTVATHIRRIFVKLGVTSRTAMIAQLLKENLLQG, encoded by the coding sequence ATGAAACCCTCAAATAGAAAAAGGCTGATTAATGTATCCAATAATGAAACTAAATTGGCATTTGAGAAACAATCCTTGCTGAAGGATTTAGTGACACAAATTTCTGATTCTACACCTTGCAAGCTACTTAAACTCACAGAACAAGAACAGATGCTCAATGAAGTAATTTTTGAATCTGATGTAGATGGAGTACGTTATTATCTAGTACGCTCTATTCCTAAATCTCAAGAAAAGTTTAGTCTGAGTCCTCGCGAACAGGCGATCGCTCAATTAGTTGCACAAGGTCTTCCTAATAAATTAATTGGGATTCGCCTTCACATTAGCCCTTGGACTGTGGCTACACACATCCGCCGTATATTTGTCAAGCTTGGTGTCACATCCAGAACAGCTATGATTGCCCAACTTTTGAAGGAAAATTTACTACAAGGGTAA
- the cysE gene encoding serine O-acetyltransferase: MLLTDLRTIYERDPAARNWLEVLFCYPGLQALLFHRLSHWLYKLNVPFIPRFLSHISRFLTGIEIHPGAVIGKGVFIDHGMGVVIGETAIIGDYALIYQGVTLGGTGKETGKRHPTIGSHVVVGAGAKVLGNITIGDRVRVGAGSVVLRDVPSNTTVVGIPGRVTRENNSNTDFLAHGKLRDVEAEVIRALFERVKNLEKQIEQLETKSTPVPTYITLEQLYNSHQTESDSMIEEFLDGAGI, from the coding sequence ATGCTACTAACTGATTTACGAACCATATATGAGCGTGACCCAGCAGCCCGGAATTGGCTGGAAGTGTTGTTTTGTTATCCTGGGTTGCAAGCGTTATTGTTTCACCGCTTGTCACACTGGCTGTATAAACTGAATGTGCCGTTTATACCACGGTTTCTTTCTCATATTAGTCGGTTCCTAACTGGGATTGAGATTCACCCAGGGGCAGTTATTGGCAAGGGCGTATTTATTGATCACGGTATGGGTGTAGTTATTGGTGAAACAGCCATTATTGGTGATTATGCTTTAATTTATCAAGGTGTTACCTTGGGGGGTACGGGGAAGGAAACAGGTAAACGTCACCCGACGATAGGTAGTCATGTGGTTGTAGGCGCGGGTGCGAAGGTATTGGGTAATATTACCATCGGCGATCGCGTCCGTGTTGGCGCAGGCTCAGTTGTGTTAAGAGATGTTCCCAGCAACACTACAGTGGTGGGAATTCCAGGGCGTGTAACCCGTGAAAATAACTCCAATACAGATTTTTTGGCGCATGGAAAGCTGCGCGACGTAGAAGCAGAAGTGATTCGAGCGTTATTTGAGAGAGTCAAAAATTTAGAAAAACAAATAGAACAGCTAGAAACTAAATCAACCCCAGTCCCCACTTACATAACGCTAGAGCAACTTTACAACTCTCACCAAACTGAGTCTGATTCCATGATTGAAGAATTTTTAGATGGTGCGGGAATTTGA
- a CDS encoding branched-chain amino acid ABC transporter permease yields MDISLFIQQLLNGLSIGSVYAIFALGYTLVYSILGIINLAHGAIFTLGAYFTYALMGGSFGFNGLFANLTLPVQLPFAMALIIGSGLAGLVGIGMERIAFKPLRNKGSDPLLTVVSSLGVAVVIVNLIQYLVGAESYTFPANTFGNLPAAINFGSAEKPIPIRSVQVIIFGVSMVIVAILTYFINRTKYGKAMQAIAEDPVTSSLLGIDSDRFIILTFFLSSFLAGLAGTLVASSVSIAGPYFGIAFGLRGLAVIVLGGLGSIPGAVLGGLLIGVVEALVPAEFSGYKDAVAFGILFVMLLVRPQGLLGRRFIQKV; encoded by the coding sequence ATGGACATTAGTTTATTTATTCAACAATTGTTAAATGGCCTATCTATTGGTAGTGTCTATGCGATTTTTGCTTTGGGTTATACATTGGTTTATTCCATTTTAGGGATTATTAACTTAGCGCATGGGGCAATTTTTACTCTAGGCGCATATTTTACTTATGCACTCATGGGTGGTAGTTTTGGATTCAATGGCTTATTTGCTAATTTAACGCTACCAGTACAATTACCATTTGCTATGGCTTTAATTATAGGCAGTGGTTTGGCTGGATTGGTGGGTATTGGAATGGAACGCATTGCGTTCAAACCTTTGCGAAATAAAGGTTCTGACCCTTTACTAACAGTAGTTTCTAGCTTAGGTGTAGCAGTAGTAATTGTAAATTTAATTCAGTATTTAGTAGGTGCAGAAAGTTATACATTTCCTGCTAATACTTTTGGTAATTTACCAGCCGCCATTAATTTTGGGAGTGCAGAAAAACCAATTCCGATTCGGAGTGTACAGGTGATTATTTTTGGGGTGTCGATGGTAATTGTAGCTATCCTCACCTATTTTATTAATCGTACTAAATACGGTAAAGCTATGCAGGCGATCGCAGAAGATCCAGTTACTTCTAGTTTATTAGGAATTGATAGCGATCGCTTTATCATCTTGACATTTTTCCTCAGCAGTTTTCTAGCAGGGTTAGCTGGGACTTTGGTAGCCTCTAGCGTCAGTATAGCAGGCCCTTATTTTGGTATCGCCTTTGGGTTACGGGGTTTGGCGGTAATTGTTTTGGGTGGTTTAGGAAGTATTCCTGGTGCGGTTTTGGGGGGTTTACTCATCGGTGTAGTGGAAGCACTCGTCCCGGCGGAATTTTCTGGCTATAAAGATGCTGTAGCTTTTGGCATTTTATTTGTCATGCTATTAGTTAGACCCCAAGGTTTGTTAGGTCGTCGGTTCATCCAGAAAGTGTAA
- a CDS encoding glutathione S-transferase family protein, giving the protein MGKFVWTTLWQIMMSKIAPRNQSGEYIRPNSELRNWVKSEENSPYPPASGRYTLYVGMGCPWAHRTLVVRALKGLESVIDVSVVSPSAESGGWVFDSPELGCSTLAELYALAQPGYNGRSTVPVLWDKQTKTIVNNESAEIIVMLNSEFNEFAANPTLNLYPQELKEQIDQWNEKIYTYVNNGVYRCGFAQTQTAYNQACEQLFTTLDEIEAALANSQYLCGNQVTLADVRLFTTLFRFDIVYYGLFKCNLRRIQDYPHLSIYLRNLYQLPGVADTCDLESVKRDYYGNLFPLNPGGIIPLGPDISYLQVKN; this is encoded by the coding sequence ATGGGGAAGTTTGTCTGGACAACCCTGTGGCAGATCATGATGTCAAAAATTGCTCCCCGAAATCAATCAGGTGAATATATTCGTCCCAATAGCGAATTGAGAAATTGGGTTAAATCTGAAGAAAATAGTCCCTATCCACCGGCAAGCGGACGTTATACCCTATATGTGGGGATGGGTTGTCCGTGGGCGCATCGTACCTTAGTAGTGCGCGCATTAAAAGGATTAGAATCAGTCATAGATGTATCCGTCGTTTCCCCTTCGGCTGAGTCTGGGGGTTGGGTGTTCGACTCACCAGAATTAGGTTGTTCTACACTGGCTGAATTATACGCCCTTGCTCAACCTGGATACAATGGACGCTCCACAGTGCCGGTGTTGTGGGATAAACAAACCAAAACTATTGTAAATAATGAGAGTGCAGAGATTATTGTGATGCTCAACTCTGAATTTAACGAGTTTGCAGCTAATCCTACACTCAATCTTTACCCACAGGAACTAAAAGAACAGATTGATCAGTGGAATGAAAAAATATACACATACGTCAATAATGGTGTATACCGTTGTGGTTTTGCTCAAACGCAAACTGCTTACAACCAAGCTTGTGAACAACTATTTACAACTTTAGATGAGATTGAGGCGGCTTTAGCTAACAGTCAATATCTCTGCGGAAATCAGGTGACATTAGCCGATGTGCGTTTGTTTACAACGCTGTTTCGGTTCGATATTGTCTATTACGGTTTATTTAAATGTAATCTGCGCCGCATCCAAGACTATCCGCATTTAAGCATTTACTTACGCAATTTATATCAGTTACCAGGCGTTGCAGATACTTGTGATTTAGAGAGTGTGAAACGTGATTACTATGGTAATCTTTTCCCTTTGAACCCTGGAGGAATTATTCCTCTCGGCCCTGATATATCATATTTACAAGTTAAGAATTAA
- a CDS encoding Uma2 family endonuclease, which yields MTMITAKWSIEEYHRMIEAGILSDRKVELLQGEIIEMSPEGEPHAYCSHEAANYLIKLLGDLATIRQAKPITLPNESEPEPDIAIVQNLGREYLLHHPYPENIFWVIEYANSSLEKDLETKSKIYAQAGILEYWVVNLRKFNLVVFRDILDGEYATKQTFTTGIIQPVAFPDIAVEVEKIINK from the coding sequence ATGACTATGATTACCGCTAAGTGGTCAATTGAAGAATATCATCGCATGATTGAGGCGGGAATTTTAAGCGATCGCAAAGTTGAACTACTCCAAGGAGAAATCATCGAAATGTCCCCAGAAGGCGAACCCCATGCTTATTGTAGCCATGAAGCTGCAAACTATCTCATAAAGTTGTTAGGTGACTTAGCTACGATACGCCAAGCCAAGCCTATCACCTTACCTAACGAATCTGAGCCTGAGCCTGATATTGCTATCGTCCAAAATTTAGGACGAGAGTATTTACTGCATCATCCCTACCCAGAGAACATTTTCTGGGTGATTGAGTATGCTAACTCTAGTTTAGAGAAAGATTTAGAAACAAAAAGTAAAATTTATGCCCAAGCCGGAATTTTAGAATATTGGGTTGTGAATTTGCGGAAATTCAACTTAGTTGTATTTCGAGATATCCTAGATGGAGAGTATGCAACTAAACAAACATTCACAACAGGAATAATTCAGCCAGTTGCATTTCCAGATATTGCGGTCGAAGTAGAAAAAATTATTAATAAGTAA
- a CDS encoding Crp/Fnr family transcriptional regulator — translation MVSLKSSFLNSASHNTKLLFTRRSFLPEYQNSLWQIDTGFVRTFTYLENGTTVALGLWGAGDVIGKALSKLEPYQMECLTKVEARILPLDEWSYPTETLLAHIQQAEELAVIRSYKKVETMLLKLLAWLSHRFGSEVEKGRLIDMRLTHEDLADMIGSTRVTVTRILGQFEQEGLIDRRSLNRIILREEEIWYYEI, via the coding sequence GTGGTGTCACTAAAATCAAGCTTTCTTAACTCAGCTAGTCACAATACTAAGCTGTTGTTTACACGACGGTCATTTTTACCGGAGTATCAAAATAGCCTCTGGCAGATTGACACGGGTTTTGTTAGAACCTTTACATATCTGGAAAATGGTACAACTGTAGCCTTGGGGTTATGGGGTGCTGGAGATGTTATTGGTAAGGCTCTGTCGAAATTAGAACCTTACCAAATGGAGTGTTTGACTAAGGTGGAGGCGAGAATTTTACCCTTAGATGAATGGTCTTATCCGACAGAAACTTTATTGGCGCACATCCAACAAGCTGAAGAGTTAGCCGTGATTCGCAGCTACAAGAAAGTAGAGACTATGCTGCTGAAGTTGTTGGCGTGGTTATCTCACAGGTTTGGTTCAGAAGTAGAGAAAGGACGCTTGATAGATATGCGTCTGACTCACGAAGACTTAGCTGATATGATTGGTTCGACAAGGGTGACAGTAACTCGCATCTTAGGACAATTTGAGCAGGAGGGATTGATTGACAGGCGATCGCTCAATAGAATTATTCTGCGAGAAGAAGAGATTTGGTATTACGAGATTTAG
- a CDS encoding Rrf2 family transcriptional regulator — translation MNSQNYALLDLSAKVEYALLALLELATHHGQKVLTVGEITAKQPIPERYLEQILTTLRRAGVVQSQRGAKGGFVLVREPWQITLLEIITLVEGERKDKDISESPSLEKTLVHEIWDQANAASTEVLNRYTLQDLCQEREARTQQSPMYYI, via the coding sequence TTGAATAGCCAAAACTACGCTCTTTTAGATTTATCTGCCAAAGTTGAATACGCGCTACTGGCACTATTAGAATTGGCAACTCACCACGGACAGAAAGTTCTGACTGTGGGTGAAATTACTGCCAAACAACCCATACCTGAGCGATATCTAGAACAAATTTTGACCACCTTGCGGCGTGCTGGTGTGGTACAAAGTCAACGTGGTGCCAAAGGAGGTTTCGTTTTAGTGCGTGAACCTTGGCAGATTACCTTATTAGAAATCATCACTTTGGTAGAAGGTGAGCGCAAAGACAAAGATATTTCCGAATCTCCATCTTTAGAGAAAACTTTAGTTCATGAAATTTGGGATCAAGCTAATGCAGCCTCGACGGAGGTTTTGAATCGCTATACACTCCAAGATTTGTGTCAAGAAAGAGAGGCACGTACTCAGCAGAGTCCCATGTATTACATTTAG
- a CDS encoding Uma2 family endonuclease, with protein MTTFTKPKLTFEQFLDQSPEEGFYELVNGEIVEVRSTRNHDDVANFILFGFYDEIRRLNLNFVVNNTAVFRTVTANGIEQGRKPDVSVIDRDLWRADRSAYAALNQPIQLAVEVTSTNWEDDYIDKLDEYQRLGIPEYWIVDYLAIGDRKYLGQPKEPTVFVFLLNADGEYERTSFKGADLIVSRTFPELNLTASQILTA; from the coding sequence ATGACAACATTTACAAAACCGAAATTAACCTTTGAACAGTTTCTTGATCAATCTCCAGAGGAAGGTTTTTATGAACTTGTTAATGGGGAAATAGTAGAAGTGCGTTCAACTAGAAATCATGATGATGTCGCTAATTTTATTCTGTTTGGCTTCTATGATGAAATTAGGCGGTTAAATTTAAATTTTGTAGTAAATAACACAGCAGTTTTTAGAACTGTAACTGCTAATGGTATAGAACAAGGACGTAAGCCTGATGTTAGCGTCATAGATAGAGACTTATGGCGTGCAGATCGTTCGGCTTATGCTGCACTGAATCAACCAATTCAGTTGGCTGTAGAAGTAACATCAACTAATTGGGAAGATGACTATATTGATAAATTGGATGAATATCAAAGATTAGGTATTCCTGAATATTGGATTGTGGATTATTTGGCAATTGGTGATAGAAAATACTTGGGACAACCCAAAGAACCGACAGTGTTTGTTTTTTTACTAAATGCTGATGGTGAATATGAACGTACATCTTTTAAAGGTGCTGATTTAATAGTCTCCAGAACTTTTCCAGAATTGAATCTGACAGCATCACAAATCTTGACGGCTTAG